A portion of the Bacillus oleivorans genome contains these proteins:
- a CDS encoding MDR family MFS transporter, which translates to MKIRVWDTNLKIRLIGEGLFNLLYWMYFPFITVYFSEEIGNQMAGLLMSIPPLIGMLGNMVGGDLTDRFGRRSVMLLGSLIKTVMFAIFALSHSHWLDYLAFIGVGFGNALYGPASHAMVADLVPENERKQVFATFITANNIGAVLGPALGAFFFFHYRSELLWICTIVMLLYSIAIFTKINETLPDYIKKDGQTKTTISLIKEQWQSYKIILLDKTFFLYLLAGVFAIITIMQLDLYLAVYVTSHVPSQPLLLWREWSIFLSSTEILGWILGFNGLLFVLFVLPVTKWLKGWRDRDVLILSSILSGAGMFAVGLTSNIWCLFLITIVFTFGEIIRSPVINNFVSSYAPVEARGRYMGASNLQYTIGRFLAPITVFLSAWIPPIGIFSFILICAFISVYFYFKVFKRMEVTQKEKSVSPF; encoded by the coding sequence TTGAAGATCCGTGTATGGGATACGAATTTAAAAATCCGATTAATAGGGGAAGGTCTGTTTAATTTGTTGTATTGGATGTACTTTCCCTTTATTACTGTCTATTTTAGTGAGGAGATAGGCAATCAGATGGCAGGATTGTTGATGTCTATTCCGCCCCTAATTGGAATGCTTGGTAACATGGTCGGAGGAGATTTAACGGATAGATTTGGACGTCGGTCTGTAATGTTACTTGGTTCATTGATTAAGACGGTGATGTTTGCGATTTTTGCTCTTTCTCATTCCCATTGGCTTGATTATTTGGCATTTATTGGCGTTGGATTTGGGAATGCCCTTTATGGTCCAGCTAGTCATGCGATGGTAGCAGATCTTGTACCAGAGAATGAACGAAAGCAGGTTTTTGCGACATTTATTACGGCTAATAATATTGGAGCTGTATTAGGACCAGCATTAGGGGCGTTTTTTTTCTTCCACTATCGAAGTGAACTACTATGGATCTGTACTATTGTCATGCTGCTTTATTCCATTGCGATATTTACAAAAATCAATGAAACACTGCCGGATTATATTAAAAAGGATGGTCAGACCAAAACAACAATCTCATTAATAAAGGAACAATGGCAAAGCTATAAAATTATCTTATTAGATAAAACCTTTTTTCTTTATTTATTGGCAGGTGTCTTTGCGATCATAACAATTATGCAATTGGATCTGTATCTTGCTGTTTATGTAACTAGTCATGTGCCTTCTCAGCCGCTTCTTTTATGGAGAGAATGGTCGATTTTTCTCTCGAGCACAGAAATCCTTGGTTGGATCCTGGGGTTTAATGGGCTTCTGTTTGTCTTATTTGTTCTCCCGGTGACAAAATGGCTTAAAGGCTGGAGAGATCGTGATGTACTCATTCTTTCATCGATTTTGTCGGGAGCGGGAATGTTTGCAGTTGGATTAACGTCAAACATTTGGTGCTTATTTTTGATTACAATTGTATTTACGTTTGGGGAAATTATACGTTCTCCAGTGATTAATAATTTTGTCAGCTCGTATGCTCCTGTTGAGGCAAGAGGGAGGTATATGGGGGCATCCAATTTACAATATACTATTGGGAGATTCTTGGCGCCTATTACAGTTTTCCTTTCTGCTTGGATACCGCCAATAGGTATTTTTAGTTTTATATTGATTTGTGCTTTTATAAGTGTGTATTTCTATTTTAAGGTTTTTAAAAGGATGGAAGTTACTCAAAAGGAAAAGTCGGTATCTCCTTTTTAA
- a CDS encoding MFS transporter, translating to MSVPLSKEAPRATNSKERIWTKDFFLICISNFFIFLSFQMTLPTIPLYVETLGGSDRLIGFIVGIFAFSALLIRPYAGHALDSKGRGFIYILGLSIFTVTIGMFGLIPSLVFLFILRIFQGIGFGFSTTASGTIATDIIPASRRGEGMGFYGLFGNLSLALGPTLGLTLAGHISFTQLFLICAGLGLISLLLSLKINYRKAEKITSPIKKWDLYEKSALPPSILIFFITITFGGVASFLPIYALEKGIQGIQWYFLLYALALMVTRTFAGRIYDQKGHRAVFPFGTGLILIAMFLLAWLPNSFILYLAAVLYGFGFGSIQPALQAWAVQSAEVNRRGMANATFFSSFDLGVGIGAITFGQIAYLFNYSSIYIASALSVTISLVLYFTKFGKIQVQSVNG from the coding sequence ATGAGTGTTCCCTTATCGAAAGAGGCTCCTAGAGCAACTAACAGCAAGGAACGGATTTGGACGAAAGATTTTTTCTTGATTTGCATATCTAATTTTTTTATTTTTCTGTCTTTTCAAATGACTTTGCCAACGATTCCATTATATGTGGAAACGTTAGGCGGCAGTGACCGGCTAATCGGTTTTATCGTTGGAATATTTGCCTTTTCTGCCCTTCTCATAAGACCCTATGCCGGGCATGCACTAGACTCTAAAGGCAGAGGGTTTATATACATATTGGGGCTTTCTATCTTCACTGTTACAATTGGTATGTTTGGTCTTATACCAAGTCTGGTGTTTCTATTTATATTAAGAATTTTTCAGGGAATCGGATTTGGATTTTCAACAACTGCCTCCGGAACGATCGCGACAGATATAATTCCTGCCAGTAGACGCGGTGAAGGAATGGGCTTTTACGGTTTATTCGGGAATCTCTCGCTTGCACTTGGCCCAACCCTAGGCTTAACCCTAGCAGGTCATATCTCATTTACTCAGCTTTTTTTAATCTGTGCCGGCCTCGGATTGATTTCACTTTTGTTGTCTCTGAAGATTAATTATCGAAAAGCTGAAAAAATCACCTCACCTATTAAAAAATGGGACCTCTATGAAAAGTCAGCATTACCTCCTTCTATCCTAATCTTTTTTATTACCATCACTTTTGGAGGAGTCGCCAGCTTCTTGCCTATTTATGCTTTAGAAAAAGGAATTCAAGGGATCCAATGGTATTTTCTTTTGTATGCGTTAGCACTTATGGTAACCAGAACTTTTGCAGGAAGAATTTACGACCAAAAAGGTCATCGTGCAGTTTTTCCATTTGGTACAGGACTTATACTAATAGCGATGTTCTTACTGGCATGGCTGCCTAATAGCTTTATTCTCTACCTGGCTGCAGTTTTATATGGATTTGGTTTTGGCAGTATCCAGCCTGCTCTGCAAGCCTGGGCTGTTCAATCGGCTGAAGTGAATCGGAGAGGAATGGCAAATGCCACCTTCTTCTCTTCTTTTGATTTAGGTGTAGGGATTGGCGCCATTACTTTTGGCCAAATCGCTTATTTATTTAATTACAGCAGTATTTATATAGCCTCTGCTCTGTCAGTTACTATTTCTCTAGTTTTATATTTTACGAAATTTGGAAAGATCCAAGTACAGAGTGTAAATGGATGA
- a CDS encoding ketopantoate reductase family protein yields MKILVVGAGAVGGYFGGRLLEKGEDVTFQVREKRKQQLEERGLKVESINGNFTLRPKIIVAGESVEPYDVILVSTKAYHLDGVLDSIEPYVGDSTMILPLLNGIAHVEVLQKRFGIDRVIGGLCFVESTLDVNGTVIQKSPSHDLVFGELSGEQTERILKLDEAFSGTKANIRRSDTIVRDMWHKYIFITTMSGVTSLMRAPIGPIRETVGGQDTLTQFISEIVQVTRSLAAPVAENIETITLDRVNQLGYEMKSSMQRDMEKGLPTEADHLQGYLFEAAGQKRIKVPLLQMIYGNLKVYENSRNQG; encoded by the coding sequence ATAAAAATTTTAGTTGTAGGTGCAGGGGCCGTTGGCGGCTATTTTGGCGGGCGTTTACTAGAAAAAGGCGAAGACGTGACTTTTCAAGTTCGAGAAAAACGGAAACAGCAACTGGAAGAACGGGGATTGAAGGTTGAAAGTATTAATGGAAACTTTACTCTACGGCCAAAAATAATTGTAGCTGGTGAGAGTGTCGAACCATATGATGTAATCTTGGTTTCCACGAAAGCGTATCATTTAGATGGTGTGCTGGACAGCATCGAACCTTATGTTGGCGATTCCACAATGATCCTTCCTTTATTAAATGGCATCGCTCATGTCGAAGTTTTACAAAAGCGTTTTGGGATCGATCGGGTTATCGGCGGGTTATGCTTTGTTGAATCGACATTAGATGTGAATGGAACAGTTATACAAAAAAGCCCGAGTCATGATCTTGTATTTGGCGAACTTTCAGGGGAACAAACGGAAAGAATTCTGAAGCTGGACGAGGCATTTAGCGGTACAAAAGCCAATATTCGCCGCAGTGACACCATTGTTCGGGATATGTGGCATAAATACATATTTATAACGACTATGTCAGGAGTAACTTCTTTAATGAGAGCACCAATCGGTCCGATTCGCGAAACAGTGGGCGGACAGGATACACTAACACAATTTATATCTGAAATCGTTCAGGTAACACGCAGTTTAGCTGCGCCAGTCGCAGAAAATATAGAAACGATCACATTAGATCGTGTTAATCAATTAGGCTATGAAATGAAATCCTCGATGCAGCGGGATATGGAAAAAGGCCTGCCAACAGAAGCGGATCACTTGCAGGGCTATCTCTTTGAAGCGGCCGGGCAAAAAAGGATTAAGGTTCCATTGCTGCAAATGATATATGGCAATTTGAAAGTTTATGAGAATAGCAGAAATCAAGGGTAA
- a CDS encoding sensor histidine kinase: MFELMLTLLERLGIIVTIAFIVTRFRFFRQLLQTDHLERKQQVSAIIFFGIFGIIGTYTGLAFHTVSLEFDRFADNLAQQEALANSRVIGVVIAGILGGYKIGIGAGLIAGVHRLTLGGFTNVACGLSSIIAGVIAAAFYKKNKHVKLSTAGMIGALAEAVQMIIILLIAKPFDQAWILVQGIGIPMIVANGIGSAFFLLIIRNLLNEEEKVGAIQAHKSLRLAELTLAHLRKGLNQQSAQAACEILYREIDASAISMTDKERILAHVGVADDHHQSNSSIKTDITKRVLANGTVAISDREGIQCVHKDCPLNAVVIAPLKQRGETIGTLKFYFQSEKEITDVVIQLIKGLSSLLSNQLELAEADRAIQLAKEAEIKALQAQISPHFLFNTLNIIVSLIRTDQKKARKLLINLSHFLRQNLSGTTEKLTTLEQELQHVEAYLSIEEARFVDKLSVYFDIDEEVLQQKVPPLTLQPIVENAIKHGIKGKEKNCMIKISVKLKGEGTVVSVQDNGSGMDAERIQQIGKEKLTSKSGTGMGLYNVNRRLVMMFGENSRLSIQSEPAKGTTVQFHLVSEG, translated from the coding sequence ATGTTTGAACTCATGTTGACGTTGCTCGAGCGGTTAGGAATCATCGTTACGATTGCATTTATCGTTACTCGTTTTCGATTTTTCCGTCAGCTGCTCCAGACAGATCATCTAGAAAGGAAACAGCAAGTTAGTGCCATTATCTTCTTTGGGATATTCGGCATCATTGGAACGTATACAGGTCTTGCGTTTCATACCGTATCATTAGAGTTTGACCGCTTTGCAGATAATTTGGCCCAGCAAGAAGCCCTTGCCAACTCCAGGGTAATTGGTGTAGTGATTGCAGGTATACTAGGCGGATATAAAATCGGAATCGGGGCTGGATTAATTGCAGGTGTTCATCGCCTTACATTAGGCGGGTTTACCAATGTTGCCTGTGGACTATCATCCATTATTGCAGGTGTAATTGCAGCTGCTTTTTATAAGAAAAATAAACATGTCAAACTTTCAACAGCTGGTATGATTGGGGCTTTGGCTGAAGCGGTGCAAATGATCATTATTTTGCTGATTGCCAAACCTTTTGATCAGGCATGGATTCTTGTTCAGGGAATCGGTATCCCTATGATTGTTGCCAATGGGATTGGTTCTGCTTTCTTTTTATTAATCATTCGTAACCTATTAAATGAAGAAGAAAAAGTAGGCGCCATTCAAGCGCATAAATCACTTAGACTTGCTGAATTAACACTTGCCCATTTACGCAAAGGACTAAATCAGCAATCTGCCCAGGCAGCTTGTGAAATTCTTTATCGGGAAATTGATGCCAGTGCGATTTCCATGACCGATAAGGAGAGAATTTTAGCCCATGTAGGAGTCGCGGATGACCATCATCAATCGAACAGTTCAATTAAAACGGATATTACTAAACGGGTATTAGCGAATGGAACAGTTGCGATATCAGATCGTGAAGGGATTCAGTGTGTTCATAAGGATTGTCCATTAAATGCGGTTGTGATTGCGCCTTTAAAACAAAGAGGGGAAACAATTGGAACGTTAAAATTTTATTTTCAATCCGAAAAAGAGATTACGGATGTTGTGATTCAGCTAATCAAAGGGTTAAGCTCTCTTTTAAGCAATCAGCTTGAACTAGCAGAAGCAGACCGGGCGATTCAGCTTGCAAAAGAAGCAGAAATTAAAGCATTACAGGCACAAATAAGTCCTCATTTTCTATTTAATACATTAAATATTATTGTTTCGCTGATTCGGACCGATCAAAAGAAAGCACGAAAACTATTAATTAATTTATCTCATTTTCTTAGACAAAACTTGAGCGGAACGACAGAAAAGTTAACAACACTTGAGCAGGAGCTACAACATGTAGAAGCCTACCTTTCTATCGAAGAAGCAAGGTTTGTTGATAAGCTCTCAGTTTATTTTGATATTGATGAAGAAGTACTGCAGCAAAAAGTCCCTCCATTAACCTTACAGCCAATTGTCGAAAATGCGATTAAACATGGAATTAAAGGTAAAGAAAAAAACTGTATGATTAAGATATCAGTTAAGCTCAAAGGAGAAGGAACTGTGGTATCCGTCCAGGATAATGGGAGCGGGATGGATGCAGAGCGGATCCAACAAATTGGCAAAGAAAAGCTTACTTCAAAAAGCGGAACAGGAATGGGGTTATACAATGTAAATCGTCGTCTTGTTATGATGTTTGGTGAAAACTCAAGATTATCCATTCAAAGTGAACCTGCAAAGGGAACTACAGTACAATTTCATTTGGTATCCGAAGGCTAA